A window from Lagopus muta isolate bLagMut1 chromosome 5, bLagMut1 primary, whole genome shotgun sequence encodes these proteins:
- the CALHM2 gene encoding calcium homeostasis modulator protein 2, with amino-acid sequence MAALIAENFRFLSLFFKSKDVMIFNGLVALGTVGSEELFSVVAFHCPCSPARNYIYGLAAIGVPALALFLIGVILNNHTWNVVAECHKRGTKNFSTAATFLLFGSIMGRAAVAPVTWSVISLLRGEAYICALSEFVRPSTLDKFPSEFGAEVLARFPCKDVPANLTKFRDEVTRRLRYESQLFGWLLIGIVAVLVFLTKCLKHCCSPLSYRQEAYWAQYRSNEDKLFRRTAEVHSRILAAKNVKQFFGFVALDKEEKELVQEFPVEGVQPSPQWNAITGVYIYRENKGFPLYSRLHKWAKGVEGNGPTPEGHEMLFLAS; translated from the exons ATGGCTGCCCTTATCGCTGAAAACTTCCGCTTCCTCTCCTTGTTCTTTAAGAGCAAAGATGTGATGATCTTTAATGGCCTGGTGGCTCTGGGCACAGTGGGCAGCGAGGAGCTCTTCTCAGTTGTTGCCTTCCACTGCCCCTGCTCTCCAGCCCGCAACTACATCTATGGGCTGGCTGCCATCGGTGTCCCAGCCCTGGCACTATTCCTTATCGGTGTCATCTTGAACAACCACACCTGGAACGTAGTGGCTGAGTGCCACAAGCGTGGCACCAAGAACTTCTCCACTGCCGCCACCTTCCTCCTCTTCGGTTCCATCATGGGCCGGGCAGCTGTGGCACCCGTCACCTGGTCAGTCATCTCTTTGCTGCGTGGGGAGGCTTACATCTGCGCCCTCAGCGAGTTTGTCAGGCCATCCACCCTGGACAAGTTCCCATCTGAGTTTGGGGCTGAGGTGCTGGCGAGATTCCCCTGCAAAGACGTGCCAGCAAACCTCACCAAGTTCCGGGATGAGGTGACACGGAGGCTGAGATATGAATCCCAG CTCTTTGGCTGGCTGCTCATTGGGATCGTCGCCGTCCTGGTTTTCCTCACCAAGTGcctgaagcactgctgctcaccGCTGAGCTACCGGCAGGAGGCCTATTGGGCCCAGTACCGCTCCAACGAGGACAAGCTTTTCCGCCGCACAGCTGAAGTCCACTCCAGGATCCTGGCAGCAAAGAATGTGAAGCAATTCTTTGGATTTGTGGCACTTGATaaggaggagaaggagctggTGCAGGAGTTCCCAGTGGAGGGCGTGCAGCCAAGCCCCCAATGGAACGCCATCACGGGTGTCTACATCTACCGGGAGAACAAGGGCTTCCCCCTCTATAGCCGACTCCACAAATGGGCAAAAGGGGTGGAAGGGAATGGGCCAACCCCAGAGGGCCACGAAATGCTCTTCTTGGCTTCCTAA